In Topomyia yanbarensis strain Yona2022 chromosome 2, ASM3024719v1, whole genome shotgun sequence, one DNA window encodes the following:
- the LOC131681882 gene encoding PTS-dependent dihydroxyacetone kinase 1, dihydroxyacetone-binding subunit DhaK-like codes for MSLSNVGSSLTGLIKAHPGLQLLVDRNCVVRADNVAADGKVKLISGGGSGHEPAHAGYVGRGMLTAAVCGDIYSSPSVTAILDCLRSVASFKDSVIFIVKNYTGDRLSFGMALERAQAAMGFENLRMLLVGEDCAIEDSNIRKSVGKRGLAGVVLVHKLLGAMAEIGCDIEEIYHFGERLIQGNFVATIGFTFDLKDDTLENIEIGKGIHGEPGVYTMKACKDFSSIIDFAIAKLTNRVSKAADVVLLINNLGGTSEFLMGIFVNSLVEKIKPVYSVRRIYCGTFLSSLNQAGISVTVLNLGYSQKILEYLDFAVNTPSTLFGKSNTAYLPISTTIHIGIPEPLVPLNISNMYTISEELGVKLASTILNFVCEALVSCTNMLNIIDREAGDGDTGTTIGKGSGAILEQLNAGKLDLAHPRHLLQQISIILQQDMGGSSGALYSLFFQGASTVFTYPAEGNQTVSIAHWSRALCAGIDTIVKYALTEIGDRTMLDALKEGEQRLASSVSQGLPVLDCVESFTKGCEEAARKTQQMVAKAGRASYAASSATPIVYKYPDPGAHAVSIWARALFEACKQVLV; via the coding sequence ATGTCCCTCTCCAACGTTGGAAGCTCACTAACGGGATTAATAAAGGCCCACCCTGGACTTCAGCTACTCGTTGATCGCAATTGTGTTGTTCGGGCGGACAATGTTGCAGCCGATGGCAAAGTGAAGTTGATTTCAGGCGGCGGTAGTGGTCATGAACCAGCCCATGCCGGATATGTAGGTAGAGGAATGCTGACCGCAGCTGTATGTGGTGATATATACAGTTCACCCTCGGTTACCGCTATACTGGACTGTTTGAGATCGGTGGCAAGCTTTAAAGATAGTGTAATTTTTATAGTTAAAAATTACACTGGTGATCGATTAAGCTTTGGGATGGCACTTGAAAGGGCACAAGCTGCGATGGGTTTCGAAAACCTAAGGATGTTATTGGTGGGCGAGGATTGTGCTATTGAAGATAGCAATATTCGGAAATCTGTTGGAAAGAGAGGCTTGGCCGGTGTTGTCCTGGTTCACAAACTGTTGGGTGCTATGGCCGAAATAGGTTGTGACATTGAAGAGATATACCATTTTGGAGAACGTTTGATACAGGGAAATTTCGTTGCAACGATTGGATTCACTTTTGATCTGAAAGATGATACTTTGGAGAACATTGAAATCGGAAAAGGCATCCACGGTGAACCAGGTGTGTACACTATGAAAGCGTGCAAAGATTTTAGTAGTATCATCGATTTTGCCATCGCCAAACTGACCAATCGTGTTTCGAAGGCAGCCGATGTTGTGCTTTTAATAAACAACCTCGGGGGAACTTCGGAATTTTTGATGGGAATATTTGTGAACAGTTTAGTTGAAAAAATCAAACCAGTTTATTCAGTTCGCCGAATATATTGTGGAACATTTTTATCATCACTAAATCAAGCTGGCATTTCAGTTACAGTTCTAAACCTTGGATACTCTCAAAAAATATTGGAATACTTGGACTTTGCTGTTAACACTCCATCAACACTTTTTGGAAAGTCTAATACAGCATATCTACCAATATCAACTACTATTCACATTGGTATACCTGAACCACTAGTGCCATTAAACATCTCGAACATGTATACAATCAGCGAAGAGTTGGGTGTCAAGCTTGCTTCAACCATACTAAACTTTGTTTGTGAAGCGCTAGTTTCTTGCACAAATATGCTGAACATCATCGATAGAGAAGCTGGGGATGGTGATACCGGAACTACCATTGGAAAAGGGTCCGGTGCAATCTTGGAGCAATTAAATGCGGGCAAATTAGACCTAGCCCATCCAAGACACCTATTGCAACAAATAAGCATAATCCTGCAGCAAGATATGGGAGGCTCATCGGGTGCCTTGTACAGCCTATTCTTTCAAGGTGCCTCAACGGTTTTCACATACCCTGCCGAAGGTAACCAAACCGTTTCCATTGCTCACTGGAGTCGTGCATTATGTGCAGGAATCGATACAATAGTTAAGTATGCCCTCACGGAAATCGGCGATCGCACAATGCTTGACGCACTCAAAGAAGGCGAGCAAAGGCTTGCGTCGTCCGTTAGTCAGGGACTACCGGTGTTGGACTGCGTGGAAAGCTTTACCAAAGGTTGCGAGGAAGCAGCTCGGAAGACTCAGCAGATGGTTGCCAAGGCAGGCCGTGCGTCATACGCTGCTTCATCAGCAACGCCGATAGTCTATAAGTATCCCGATCCTGGGGCACATGCTGTTTCGATTTGGGCTCGCGCATTGTTTGAAGCATGTAAACAAGTGCTAGTTTAA
- the LOC131681884 gene encoding uncharacterized protein LOC131681884, whose amino-acid sequence MTTKRAFNVLEQRNTNENQHIGKTPLIGKNEPRAPFKLALKDLTNNSSSRSNFAIKSQEPTTKKPLQQKSIASSALHRKKSPESIAQQTTKKQLPFTIFTPHDAEYNRGKEACLREDLLEQMIEFTGSVYKREIKPMKPLRVQQLELPEFDVPQKTPKSATTPKDLPSNFLFSLPEVELPDLDFML is encoded by the exons ATGACTACCAAGCGAGCCTTCAACGTTTTGGAACAGAGGAACACTAACGAAAATCAACATATTGGCA AAACGCCATTGATCGGTAAAAATGAACCTCGCGCGCCATTCAAACTAGCTCTAAAAGATCTCACAAACAATTCCTCCTCACGATCAAATTTCGCCATAAAATCACAAGAACCAACTACCAAAAAACCTCTACAGCAAAAATCAATTGCTTCCTCGGCTCTGCACCGCAAGAAGTCTCCGGAAAGCATTGCTCAACAGACCACCAAGAAGCAGCTACCGTTCACAATCTTCACTCCACATGATGCAGAATACAACCGGGGAAAGGAAGCCTGTCTGCGGGAAGATTTGCTCGAGCAGATGATTGAGTTCACCGGAAGCGTATACAAACGGGAAATCAAACCGATGAAACCGCTCCGAGTTCAGCAGCTCGAATTGCCGGAATTCGATGTACCACAGAAGACCCCAAAGTCTGCGACGACACCAAAGGATTTGCCTAGCAATTTTCTGTTCAGCCTACCGGAGGTGGAATTGCCAGATCTGGATTTCATGTTATAA